DNA from Daucus carota subsp. sativus chromosome 1, DH1 v3.0, whole genome shotgun sequence:
aagatgagttggcatacttaaaataaaaagatttagccaacaactccaaaaactcaactccaaccatgatgagctgttgtctataaatttagccaatctcttatggatggctaaatttgtcgaacctctacaggtctgtaagaaaatctgtaggaagattgtacatcatttattaccatattgaactgatatattctattttaacaatttaaaatattaataacatactatttttaaattatagccaaccaatatagccagtaccattgtagcaaaatgtcttacaggttcagcaaattttacataatgtcttacaggtccaatttagccaacgattatagccaatgccgttggagatgctctaagtatactttataagagcatctccaaccatctaaaacccttggttaaaaagtgagttggcatacttaatataaaaaaatttagtcaacagTTTCAAacactcaactccaaccatgtcTATAAATtaagccaacctcctatggatggctaaatttgtcgaacctctacaggtctgtaagaaaatctgcaagaagattgtacatcatttattaccatattgaactgatatattctattttaacaatttaaatattaataacatactatttttaaattattgccaaccaatatagccagtaccattgaagcaaaatgtcttacaggttcagcaaattttacataatatcttacaggtccaatttagccaacgattatagccaacgccgtcagagatgctctaagagcatttgaaatgcgtgtcaaaaagtaacgcAAAGAActtggtgggacggagggagtatgtctATTTGTCGATTTTGTgaatactttttttaataattaaatgcaCTCGCGACAAGATTGAACCTGAACATCTCATGAAGGAGCAAGAGACATACTATCATTGAATCAAAAAACGTTAGCCTCGAAGATTTGAGGTTAGTTTGAAGAAGAAATGCATGGCAGCAGTGCTTGTAACAAATAAAGTATGGAAACATGGCCTGTAAGAGCATTCACAGCCCGCCCCCAATCCCCAACCTCAAAAACTTACTAAAAATAGTAAATCCTCCAACAATTTtaccaatttttaaaaatttcttccatcCCATTCCTCATATTCAATCCCTATTTCCCATAAAAGTATAAGATAACacatgaaattaataaaataataatgaaatgatAATGAAATAGTAGATGAATAGTGTATGAGGGATGAATAGTGTAACCCCAAATATGGGGATTTATTCTAATCTCTAAAACCAAACTCTATTTTGGGATTCCGGATATAGAGTACATTTTTGCAAAAGTTAGTAGATTTATTCAAATTATGGGGTTGGGGTTGGCTTCGGGGAATGGGACGGGAATGCTCTGAGCATTCACATTGGGTTACCTATCCCCATCCCCAAAATCAtactaaaaatagtaagttttcaaaattattttcaaaatttatttatcttcTAAAATTTCCTACATCCCAATCCCCATCTCCATCTCTATACTATTTTTTATTACTTGTTTCTCTCACTTCCTTTCATAACTATAActactaatattattttatcatttctCACTCCTCATTCATATAAAAGTATTATTAGAATAGTAAAGAGGGGATGAATAGTAAGCCCTCAAATTTGGGGACTCATTTTCTAGTCCTTAAAAATTTCCCCAAAATAGGGAACCGGATGGAATGTTACTTTTTggttaaaattcattttttccCCAAAATATAGGGATGGGGATATGAATAAGGACTCCAATGTGAATGCTCTAAGTTGTGACATACAAAGTGGCAGTAGAAGTGTATAAAGAAGAGAGCCTGGTTGCATCAGAAATAACAAAACTAACATGGCGCACACTGAACAACACTTCATATAGAACAGAGGGAGAAAAAGGAAGAACCGCAGAAAAACAAGAGGAAATAGAGGGTGGGATATGTGGAGGAGACTATAAGCACTTGTTGCTTGCGAAATTCAGACAAGACATAACTCAACAAGAGATAGATGATCTTATCAGGGGTTACGCTAGTCTAGTATTTTTGTCCCTTCCCTCAGATGTTTTCACTGGTAAATTAAGGCACTCTCCTCTTTTTTCGCATTTTATCAATACTGTCACAGTGTGACTCGTCTATGTAGAAGGCAGGTAACAAGAATCTGCATTTTTTGTGTTCTAGGGTACTTCTACTTGTATATGTAGAAGGCAGGTAACTCATGTCTGTTGGTGTGTACTAGCTAGTATACAGCTGCATTTGCTTGCACATTTTACTTTCTTATCTAAGAATGTGTTTGTTCGGAAGCACAATAGTTTCCAGATTAATTAAAACCTAATTAAAACAACTTTAATGGAATTTTAATCAGTGCTTCAGTCTATGTTTCTGTTATTCCACCATTATGAAATATTGATAAAACAAAGCCTTGCACAAAGGATGTCGCTAGCTCCCTAAACCCGCTGTAAGCACAAAGGATGTCGCTAGATATCTAAGATAACGGCAAATGTTAAAACATGTGATAAACGAGAAAGGAAAAAAGTACATCATTGTATCAAGAATTTATACACAAGCATCAAAGCACAACAGCTGCAGTATGAGTGTACAGCACTCACCATATGTTACTACATCTGTACATCTGCGATTCCTTCCTTATTTGGCAAACAATAACTGTCACAGTGCACCCTAAAACTTAATGAATAACCAACAAGGTCGGCCCACTTGTAGGGTTGTAGAATGTAGACTCTGGTTCAGGGAGCTTGGCAAAGAATTAGATAGCTCTGGAATTCGATATTTGTTGGAAGCTGTTCTATCCATTCACGATGACTATATTTTCGCACTTAATAAATGCAAAAAGTATGTTACACCGCTAAATTATATAATGTAATTTAGTCTTCAGAGAATTTTCTTTCTCTCGTTACATACAAAGTTCAAATAAAATTGGAGACATATATTAGAGATTTTCCTGAAGCCCAAAATGGGCTTTCGAGTGAGGAGGAAcgttagaatacaatatgacCAGGGTAAACCCTCCTTCTAACATCTTAAGGTTTTAGGAgaactggtcacttaacatACAAAAAGGATATAAAAGAATGACATGGGAGGTTTTCAGGTATAAATAAGAGAGGGTGGTTTCATCAGATAACAAGCAAGTCCAAAGGAAGATGGAAAACCAAAGTACAGAGGAGAAAAAGGGTGGGAAATGTGGAGGAGATTATAAACACTTGGTGCTAGGAAAGTTTACACAAGAAACAACTCAACAAGAGATAGATGATCTCATCAAGGGTTATGCCAATCTCGTCTCTCTCGTCCCTCCCATGATATCATTTCGCTGGTACATTACTCATCATCTCTTCTTACTTCTTAAGCACAATGTGAAGTACATTATCTATAATTTCTCAGACTTTATTTTATCTTGAAGCTAAAATCTCTCGTATTCGTTCTTGTAGTGacaaaatgattaaaaaaagaaaaagagccgtctatttaattttttctataaattCTTGTAGTTCTACAGGAGGTTTTGCTTAAAGTTCTTGGATACCTGTTATTTAGCAATGGCCTGGTTCTTAAGAAACAATACTAATGTTTCTTTCACTCCAATATGTAAAGGCGGGATAATTTAATTAGTATTTCTACGTTGTAGGGGCAAGGATGTGAGCCAGGAGAATTTGAACCAAGGTTATACCTATATCTTCGAGTCGACCTTTGACAGCACAGAAGATATTGCAGAATATGTAGCTCATCCTGCTCATGTCGAATATGCAAATAAATTACTCCCTAAATTGGAGAAAGTGATCATCGTCGATTACAAACCTGTTGCTGTTCATCCCTGAGCTGAATGCAGGACAGAAATCAATTATCTTTCCACTCCTgttcttgtattttcatttatgtGTGAACCAGACTGTTTGCCTCAGCAACTTAATAAGCTGCAGCTGGATTAAATAATGCACTTTGTGGCTCATTTGCTTTACCCCATCTGCTATGcagattatgtttttattttactcatGAATCTTGATCTCTTAAAATTTCTTacaaagtatatatatttctagTTATTTGAATGGTCTTAAAAACAATTATGCTAAGCTGGCCGGATAAGAATTAACAGTTGTTGCTAGGTCAGGTGACCAGTGACATATATTCATATTACTTTTCTGTTATTAAAAGGTGCGAGTTACCGATAACTTCTAGAGTGAGTCCTGATCAGATGGTATCACTCTCACTTTGCTCGAATCGAGTTAAATTTGATGAACATCAACTTACTGCCATACTTGGACATTCGAATGTGAACAAAGCCTTAAAAAATCATTTAACATGAAAACGGAAATTGAAAAATTTCTGAataatctttcaaatatattttaacgaTTTATAGATTACACTccgatttgactaaaaattcCTGATTTATCATCTGATAAATCTTAAAtcctaaattattaaattaaccaattaattttgatttctaCGATCATAGAAAAACCCTGTTTTACTTGATGATCGAAGACTGCTTCACATAAATTAAGGATAAAAAGAGAGGgaataaaaaaagttaaaaccaATTTCCGATACAACTTTCTAAAACCAGGAACACGCAGATATTATTATTTCTCTCAAGTTTATTAGCAGCAGGGTCATACAAAATCGTGTTATTTCATGGATGGAACACCCATTTCCCTAAAATATATGGGTTCACCCATATATTTGAGTCGACCTTTGACAGCACAGAAGGCATTGCAGCATATGTTGCTCATTCTGACCACGTTGCGCACTACAAGAATTTCCAGTACTGCCAACAGAAATTACCAACAAAAACTAATCCGTTGACTGTTACTAACGAATTACCAACGGAATCCAAATGTTTGAAAAGTCAACATGATAGTGACTAAAGCCCGCGAAATAGACGGGAAAAGTGCCCGCCAAAACTTACCAACGGAAATGCTAAAGGATTTTCTATCGGAACGTGACCAACAAAATAGTAATGGAATAGCAACCGATTAGTAACGAATTACCAACGACCTAGTAATGGTtacaacaaattttaaaaacgcgcatttgcaaataattttttcctaaatTGGAGAAAGTAATCATTGTGGATTACAAACCAACTGCTGTTTTTCTTTGAGCGTGCTGAATTCATACACAAGCATGAAAGCACAACAGCTGCAGTATGAGTGTATGGCACTCACCATGTGTTACCACATCTGTACATCTGCATTCCTTCCTTATTTGGCAAACAAAAACTGTCTCAATGCACCctaaagaataaccaacaaggTCGGCCCACTTGTAGGGTTGCAGTCCTGGTCCAGGGAGCCTGGCAAAGAATTAGATTACCTGGAATTCGATATTTGTTGGAAGCCGTTCTATCCATTCACGATGACTATTTTTTCGCGCTTAATAAATGCAAAAAGTATGTTACAACATATGTTGATATATAACGCTAAATTATATAAGAGCAATGCTAGGGACGCCAAAATTTGTCCCCAAATTATTTTCCCAAATGACGTGGCAAACACATGGCGGAATTTGGTTGGGTGGTTTATGTGCATACAGGGGATcccattatttattagtatgagTATAACCAATCACAACTTGCCACATagatttgggaaaaaattttGGGAACAAAATTTGGGGTACTTAGCATTTTCCATTATATAATGTAATTTAGTCTTCAGAGAATTTTCTCTCTCTCATTACAtacaaagttcaaaaaaaattggagacaTATTAGAGATTTTCGTGAAGCCCAAAAATGAGATTTCGAGTGAAGAGGAAcgttagaatacaatatgacCAGGGTAAACCCTCCTCCTAACATCTGAGgttttagagcatcttcaagagACTCTTAAATGAGCTcctaaattgaaatttgaggagggagaaagAAATTTTTGCTCCAAGAAACTCTTGGTAGCTCTTCATATCACTAATAGcatcttgtttctctctcctctctcctcaaagttaagagccactacaaagctcttaacttattttttacaataaaatatccATTACCTCCGATTACATTTGAGTTTGTGTCATAAcaagtcaaaaaaaataaaatattaacgtaagagcaagtataaagaatattgttggagttaaGACTCTTAGATTTGTATTAACTTACTGGgagtctaatattttatattatatttaagagtgggTTAGGAGACtatcggagatgctcttagaagaaCCGGTCACTTAACatacaaaaagaatataaaagaaTGACATGGGAGGTTTTCAGGTATAAATAAGAGAGGGTGGTTTCATCAGATAACAAGCAAGTCCAAAGGAAGATGGAAAACCAAAGTACAGAGGAGAAAAAGGGTGGGAAATGTGGAGGAGATTATAAACACTTGGTGCTAGGAAAGTTTACACAAGAAACAACTCAACAAGAGATAGATGATCTCATCAAGGGTTATGCCAATCTCGTCTCTCTCGTCCCTCCCATGATATCATTTCGCTGGTACATTACTCATCATCTCTTCTTACTTCTTAAGCACAATGTGAAGTACATTATCTATAATTTCTCAGACTTTATTTTATCTTGAAGCTAAAATCTCTCGTATTCGT
Protein-coding regions in this window:
- the LOC108204332 gene encoding stress-response A/B barrel domain-containing protein HS1-like, whose translation is MENQSTEEKKGGKCGGDYKHLVLGKFTQETTQQEIDDLIKGYANLVSLVPPMISFRWGKDVSQENLNQGYTYIFESTFDSTEDIAEYVAHPAHVEYANKLLPKLEKVIIVDYKPVAVHP